One Papio anubis isolate 15944 chromosome 18, Panubis1.0, whole genome shotgun sequence genomic window, GAGGCTGCCAGgggggcagaaggaagagagcATTTTAGGCAGCTGGAGTGTGCATGGGCAGAGTTGAAGATTAGCAACTGCAGGCCACTGTGGAGGCAGTGCAGGACTcccctgggcaacctggtgaagtCACTTCTGCCCATTACACTTTATTCACTGGAGCAGCTAAGAGTGAACAGAAAAGCAGCGCTCATGCTGTCAGACCCTTTGTCCAAATGAAAACATGCACAGCATGCACCAAGGCCCAGTGTGTAAATAAGaagcagataattttttttttcttatcggGAAACAGATCTCCCActgtttggaaatatattttgaaacattctctttttttttaagacggagtttcactcttgtcgtacaatggcgcgatcttagctcactgcaaactccgcctcctgggttcaagtggttttcctgcctcagcctcccaagtagctgggattataggtggctgccaccatgtctggctaatttttgtatttttagtagagacaggatttcaccatgtttgccaggctggtctcgaactcttgacctcaggtgatctgccagcctcggcctcccaaagtggtgggattacaggcatgagccaccgcaaccggccaaaacattcttttttattattttatttttatttatgtatttatttatttttgagacacggtcttactctgtcacccaggctggagtgcaatggcatgatcataactccctgcagcctcaaactcctgggctcaagcaatcctcccacctcagtcctccAAGtactgagactgcaggtgtgcaccactatgcccagctaatttttttttttttttgagacggagtcttgctctgtcgcccaggctggagtgcaatggtgcgatctctgctcactgcagcctctgcctcctggattcaagccatcctcctgcctcagcctcccaaatagctgcagCAGATTACAGGagtccaccaccacaccggctaatttttgtatttttagtagagacaaggtttcaccatgttggtcacactggtctcgaacttctgacctcaatgatctgcctgccttggcctcccaaagtgctgggattataggtatgaccCACAGCGCTCAGccctcagataatttttgtaaattagctttttagtttttgtggggatggggaggtcttgctatgttgaccaggctggtctcaaattcctggcctcaagttattgtcctgccttggcctcccaaattgctgggattacaggcatgagccacaggtgTCCGAAACCTTCTGGATGGGGGTGGAGAGGCAGATCCCCACCATGGGTCTGAAATTGCACCAAAACTTTGAAAAGAGGGCAAAGCTGCTTCAGCTGAGAGAGGGAGGAGCTTTCAGGGGAATTCtagaggggagagaagagagtcACACCACATCTGCCATGGCCTCCTGTCTCCACTCTTACCCTGCCCAAGTCCCTCCTCCACTTTATCAAAATCAGGAGACAGCAATCCTTCTAAAATGCAAACATGAGCATGTACCCCTCTGTTCAAAATCCTTCCATGGCTCCCCTCACTGTGAGAAAAGAAGCCAAACtcctccaggctgggcgcggtggctcacgcctgtaatcccagcactttgggaggccgaggtgggcggatcacaaggtcaggagttcgagaacatcctgccaacatggtgaaacccggtctctactaaaaatacaaaaattagctgtgcgtggtggcgtgtgcctgtaatcccagctactcaggaggctgttgcaggggaatcgcttgaaccagggagtcagaggttgcagtgagctgagattgtgccactgcactccagcctggtgacagagcgagactccctctcaaaaaaaaaaaaaaaaaagccaaactcctGACCACACCTCCCAGGCCCTGCATCCTCTTCCCACTGGCTGCTGCCCAGGCCTCATGGGTCAGCTTCCCTCATTTCCCTCCAGTCACCCTCCTGTCTTCATTATTTCCAAATTCATCACACTTCCAGCTCGTTATCTATCGCAGATAACCTCATTAGGGATCTATGGCAGAAAATAAGACTGAAGAATGCAACCAAACGTAGACAGACTTTTTCACAAGATAGTCGGTCTCTCGGGCTTATTCAAATTCCAAGGGAATCATTTACAAGTtaattccggccgggcgcggtggctcacgcctgtaatcccagcactttgggaggccgagatgggcggatcacgaggtcaggagatggagaccatcctggctaacacggtgaaaccccgtctctactaaaaatgcaaaaaattagccgggcgaggcggcgggcgcctgtagtcccagctactcgggaggctgaggcaggagaatggcgtgaacccgggaggcggagcttgcagtgagccgagatcgcgccactgcactccagcctgggcgactaaacAAAGACtcgtccccaaaaaaaaaaaaaaaaaaaaaacaagttaattcCTATCTCTCGGGTCCAttcatttctccttttaaaataatttttatatttttgagacagagttttgcttttgttgcccaggctggagtgcaatggtgcaatctcggctcactgcaagctccgcctccctggttcaagcgattctcctgcctcagcctcccaagtaactggcattacatgcatgtgccacaacacccggctgatttttgcattttttagtagagatggggtttcaccacgttggtcaggctgatctcgaactcctgacctcaagtgatccacccacctcaggctcctaaagtgctgggattacaaggtgtgagccactgcgcctggccccatatATTTCCCCACAAAATCACATACTACCTCTCAACATTGCTGCACCCCCATTTCCCCTCCCCTATGAGGAAGGAGGCTACATAAGCATCTGGACCACTCTGCGTTATTAGGTCATCATTCTCCTGTGGTTCCCTTGCGCTTGTGCATGTGACATAAATTTTGTACacctttttctcctattaatttgCCAACTGTCAGTTCCTTTTCGGGGAGCCTTTATAGGGCTAGAGAGCAGAGAGGAAGCTTTCCCTTGGCCCCACAGCTCCTTGACGTTGGCTGTTGACTCTTTTTCTCATTGCTGTCTCTTCAGCATCTGGAATGGTGCCTCCAATGTAGAGATGCTTGATAAACATGtgttgagccgggcgcggtggctcacatctgtaatcccagcactttgggagactgagggtggatcaagagatcaggagttcgaaaccagcctgtccagcctgtccaacatggtgaaactccgtctctactaaaaatacaaaaattagcaaggcgtggtggtggatgcctgtaatgccagctacttgggaggctgaggcaggagaatcgcctgaacctgggaggtggaagttgcagtgaaccgagaaaGGGCAgtagagcaagactgcatcttgaaaaaaaaattaaaaacaggcaaacaaaaaacaaaaacaagcaaacaaaaaacatgtgttGAGGTGCTTTCTGTTGAGTGGCAGAAAGCTCTGGCAGAAGGGCTTTGGACATTCATGCGTCCAGGCCCGGGAACCAGATGAGGTTTAAGGCAACTTCAGCTAGAGTTTAAAAGGGGCAGGTAGGCCTACAGCTGGCAATAGGTTAAATGTAAAGTGGCTCAAACAGGATCTGATGAGGCAGAAGCAGAGATGGGGACCTGGTGTCTCACTGCCTTCATGTTCTTTCTTCTGGCTCAATCCCCACATCAGGGTGCACCCTAGAGGTACCAGCATTAGCAATAGGGCAGCTTTCCTTGTTTCTGGGATGGACAGAAAATGGGCCTTGAGACCCTTCCCACCATAGGAAGGCATCTCTTGCACTCTGGAGACTGAGGACTTGCTATGGTGGAACAAGGAGCAGCCTCTGGCAATGGAGGAGATGCTGGATCTCCATACAGGCAGGGTGGGTGCAACGGAGTGGAGCTGTGGCAAATGTGGGCACCTCTGTCCTGAGGGTCCTGGATGTGTCATGCCTGGAAACATGACGACATCCTTCCAAGgtgcccacctcgacctctctGAGCTGCAATCTTTGACTTTCTGTGTTTGGTCACAGACTAGGGGTGGTCTGTCCCTAAACAGAAGAAGACAGGCAAAGAttagaaaggagagaggaaagagctaGAGAGAGAGCTTGGGAGAGATGTAGGGACAGGAAAGAAgggggagaaggaaaaagatatGGAGAgaaggaatataaagaaaaaactttaggccagttgtggtggctcatgcctgtaattcctgcactttgggaggtgaaggtgggtggatcacctgaagtcagttcaagaccagcctgtccaacatagtgaaaccccatctttactaaaaatacaaaaattagccgagcatggtggtgggtgcctgattccagctacttgggaggctgaagccggagaatcacttgaatcctggaggcggaagttgcaatgagctgagattgggccactgcactccatcctgggcaacagagcgagactctgtctttaaaaaaaaaaaaaagataaagaaaagaaaaggctgggtgtggtggctcatgcctgtaatcctagcactttgggagctgaggaaAGCGGATCACAatttcaggagatcgagactatcctggccaacatggtgaatccccatctctagtaaaatacaaaaaattatctgggcgtggtggcgcgcacctgtagtcccagctactcaggaggctgaggcaggggaatgtttaaaccctggaggcagaggtttcagtgaatcgagatcgcaccactgcactccagcccagctacagagcaagactccatctaaaaaaaaaagaaagaaaaatcctccTCAGAGCAGGGAAAGATGAAGACATAAAAGGAAGGAGAGTCactgggaaagagagagggagagagacacaaAACAAAACGGCTGGAATGAGGTGAAAGTTATAGCAGCAGGATGTACTGACCTTGACCttggagaaaaagagaggggaagggaggagtgaACGTGGCATCTTTGGCTGCTGTTCTGTTTCACTTCCACAACTCATCCCCCTGGAGTCCCCGCCATTTCCAGATCCTCAGGGCGGGACTGCCTTTGCTATCTGGGATGAGTCCTTGGCCCCAGATGGTAAGCCTGTGAGGGGTGGGGTGCTCTGAATGCCTGACTAGTCATTTATAATTGAGAGTACTTATTCCAACCCCTTCTGGTCCTCTGTCCTTCCCTCTTCTTGGACCTGCTGAATCAGAGAGGTCAGAGGGCCAGTCCAGGAGGGGTCAGGCGCTAGGTCCCTGGAGTCGGTCCTAGGGATTTTAGGCTGAGAGAAATCAGTCCTGAAAGTGAAGAgcctacagagaaaaaaaaaaaaaaaaaaatctatgacatCACCCCTGGGGGTGTTACCGACCTAAGAAAGAAGCAATGGCCTGGGTGGCCTACAGCCCCAGGAAGATTCAGCCATGGTACCCAGGAGACTTGAGAGCCCAAAGCCCAGAGTTACCCCCAGAGGGACACCTGTAGACCTTCGGATCCTCAGCTTCGCACTTCCCACTGGACTGACTCTGTTTCCAGCGGGGCAATAGGCACGTGTTCACTGTGCACCTGCAACCCCAGGCATCCTTCTCAGAGAGATATGGTTTGGGAAGGGTTTGGCATATTGAGGATAAATAGATGagtggacaaaaaaaaaatgcaggccaggtgcggtggctcatgcctataatcccagcactttgggaggccaaggcaggcggatcacaaggtcaagagattgagaccatcctggcaaacatggcgaaaccctgtctctactaaaattacaaaaattagctggacgtggtggtgcgtgcctgtaatctcagctacttgggaggctgaggcagaattgcttgaacccaggaggtagagattacagtaagccgagatcgtgccgctgccctccagtctggaggatagagccagactctgtctccaaaaaaaaagaaagaaaaaagaaagcaattacaGCAAAATATTAACCATAGTATAATCTATACGGTGGTTATACGAGTGTTCActacacaattctttttttttcttttctttttttgagacatgatgttttaatcatggctcactgcaactttgacctcctgggctcaagtgatcctcctgcctcgcctcctgactagctgggagcacaggtgtgcaccaccatcactagctaattgttttatttttttgtagagatgaaatctccctatgttgcccacattggtcttgaactcctgagcttaagcaatcctcctgcttcgaccgctcaaagtgctgggattacaggcatgagccactgcacccagcctcactatacaattctttctttcttttttttttttttttttgagatggagtctcactgtgttgcccaggctagagtgcagtggcgtgatctcagctcactgcaacctctgcccctcaggttcaagtgattctcctgcctctgcctcctgactagctggaatcacaggcaccaGTTatcacacccggctactttttgtacttttactagagacggggtttcaccatgttggccaagctggtctcaaactcctgacctcaggtgatccacctgcctcgacctcccaaagtgttggattacgggcgtgagccaccgtgccctgccactGTACAGTTCTTTAAACttttacaggccgggcgcggtggctcaagcctgtaatcccagcactttgggaggccgagacgggcggatcacgagttcaggagatcgagaccatcctggctaacacggtgaaaccccgtctctactaaaatacaaaaaaaattagccgggcgaggtggcaggcgcctgtagtcccagctactcaggaggctgaggcaggagaatggcgtgaacccaggaggcggggcttgcagtgagctgagatccggccactgcactccagcctgggcaacagagccagactccgtctcaaaaaaaaaaaaaaaaaaaaaaaaaaaaaaaaaaacttttacatgTGTTTGGATTTTTCatattagaaaaaggaaagaaaaaaatgtctggcAAATAGTCGGCACTCCTAAGTGTAAGGTTTTGGAAAGGGAATATATTCCCTTTCTGGGAGAATCCACATTTCAAATGCCTGGGAGGGGCTCTGTTTGTCCTGACAGATGGCAGATTTCAGGGCAGGGCATCTACCAAGCCTAGAGGTGATAAGCCACTTTGCCCACCCAGAGCTGCTGGTGGTGACCTTAAGTTTACTATGTTCTTCCTGATATATGGCACTTGGCTCAGAGTGGACTCCACCTTGCcacctgtcacctaggctggagtgcagtggcatgatcttgtctcactgcagcctcaacgtcctgggctcaagcgatcctccccacctccctcctgagtagttgaggcTACAGGTGCTCgtcaccttgcccggctaatttttgtttttgttttttgttttgatagagatggggtctcactatcttgcccaggctgagctagaactcctggcctcaagcgatctgcctctgcctcccaaagcattgtaatgacaggtgtgagccaccatgcacagccaggAACTCAAAGAATCTTACCCTATGCTGTAGTATCTGTTGActatggtgtgagccaccatgcccagccaggaactCAAAGAATCTTGCCCTATGCTGTAGTATCTGTTGACTATGGGGGAGAGGCAGGATAAGGTGTTCCAGACCCCGCCTGACACCTGATTCGAAGAGGTTGCTCATGTTTGCTCAGGAGGTGAGGTTCACACAATAAAGGGCAGGGGGAGGGCTTGGACCTGGTATAAAACATCTGGAAGTTTCCAGGGGGTTGCTTTGCATCTGAAACTGCCAGGTGAGGGGTGGCAAAGATGCCGGAATCTGAGTTGGGGGGGAATTCAAATCAGAGCTGGCGAATAGGATGCCTGGAAGGAGTGGCAGGAAAGACTTGAGTTAATTGGGGCTCCTGGGTCTGCACTAATCTTAGGTGCAAAGCTGTCTAGGTCTCTACTGAAGGACTGGGGACACCTGGTTCAGGTGTCCAGGTGTTCAGGGGAATGGACATGGCCAGATGTGTGTTAGTGGAGAAAAGAATAGTGACACATAGACCAGGTACCTGGGGTCTAATATCTTGAGCTGGTCCCAACTCCTTCTGCAACTTCTCTGTCTGTCCTAGTTACACCAGCACTGCTTGGATACTGGTGCTGGCACAGTCCCTTCTGTCACCAACTCTGCTCCCCAGGTGACACAGAGGCACCTCGAAAATTCTTCTTTCCTTGCGACCAGGTGGATGCTAGGGATTTAAACCATGCTCCAGGTGCCCCATAAGTCAGGCCAATTCACCACAGATGGTGAGGCTTTCTTTGCTCAGCCTCTGGGCTTGGTAAACTTAGCCGTCTCTTTGCTTGTGAGAGGTCCTCTACTCCCTccttagaaaacttctttcctGGCTATGGCCACACCAACCCAAATGTACCTAAGTTTGGCTGATTTCAGAAAACTTTTCTGCTTTGTGCCAGGATGGAATAACGCTTAATCCAGATAGTTAGGGTTCATTTTCAGGCTTGAGAGAAAAGAGGAGGGCTTGGCTACAGCCAGACCAGGGAGAGCTGGAGGGATCAGGGACATAGAAGGTAGCATCAGGGAGGAACAGGACTACAAGGACTACAGGCTATGGATAGTCGTTTCTAAGCTCAAGACTGGGTCTGCTAGGTCTGAGTTGAAGGACGAAGAAGCCTTGGTCTGAGCCGCAGGTCAGGAGTGCCTGGGTCAATCAAGTCCACAAGGAAAAAGGTGAATCTTCATTTGCTCTTTTCTTCCCACTCCAGCCTCAGAATGTTGACAGCCGCCCTCCTAgcccttctctgtgcttcagcctCTGCCAATGCCAGTAAGTGAGATACCAGAGCCTGGTAATGGGGACATGGGAAGGCAGCCTTGGGCACTGCTGTTGGCCAAGTCTTTTGGAGGCTGGTTTCAGGTGGGAGCTGAGTTGTGGGAGGAACAGGGGTGGTGCAGAGAAACTGAACTCCCGGAAGATTTCTCCCTCCAACTCCTGCTTGCCCCTCCAGTTCAGGCCAGGTCTTCCTCCTATAGTGGAGAGTATGGAGGTGGTGGCGGAAAGCGATTCTCTCATTCTGGCAACCAGTTGGACGGCCCCATCACCGCCCTCCGGGTCCGAGTCAACAACTACTACATCGTAGGGTAAGATTCTTTGAgttgctggctgggtgcagtggctcatacctgtcattacaatgctttgggaggcagaggcagatcacttgaggccaggagttctagttCAGCTTGGGCAAGataccaagaccccatctctaccaaagaaaaacaaaaacaaaaacaaaaattagccgggcatggtggtgagcacctgtagcctcaactactcaggagggagaggcgagaggattgcctgagcccaggatgttgaggctgcagtgagccaagattgtgccactgtgctcctgcctggatgacagagtctCTTTGCTGGCAAAATAATTGAAGTTCCCTGTAGGATCTTCCAGGGCTCACCCAGGCTTCACAGTCTGTAGGACTAGCAGGAGACTTGTCATCCCTCTCATcacccttctttctccttcctcctcccctctttctCAGTCTCCAGGTGCGCTATGGCAAAGTGTGGAGTGACTATGTGGGTGGCCGCAGTGGAGACCTGGAGGAGATCTTTCTGCACCCTGGGGAATCAGTGATCCAGGTTTCCGGGAAGTACAAGGGGTACCTGAAGAAGGTGGTCTTTGTGACAGACAAGGGCCGCTATCTGGCTTTTGGGAAAGACAGCGGCACAAGTTTCAATGCTGTCCCCTTGCACCCCAACACCGTGCTCCGCTTCATCAGTGGCCGGTCTGGTTCCGTCATTGATGCCATTGGCCTGCACTGGGATGTTTACCCCAGTATCTGCAGCAGCTGTTGAGTCCCCTCTCCTTGGCAGGGACACTGTGATGAGGAGTAAGGACTCTTTTATCACTAACCCCCATCCAAATGGCTCAATAAAAAAATATGGTTAAGGCTAGTGTGTGGGGGCATATGTGGCTGGGATATCTGCCTCCTGACTCAGCTGGGGACGTGCAAATCTCACTTCTGGCTGGCTTTGGACATCTGTCTGGAAGAGTGGGAAGATGAGGGAGAGGTGTGTGAGAATCCTGGGCTTGTACTATGATTTATCAAGAGGAGATGAGACTCTGGCTTCCATCAACGCTCTTCAAGGACAGCTCCTTAGAACATTGATCCAAACTGGAGTCCTGGGTCTGAGGGGAAGGCCTAGTTGTGGCTTATACCAAAACCGCAGATGTCCCACTCTCCAGCTCTCCTCATCCCTGGTCCTCCCCTTAAGAAAGTGCTGAACTCACTTGCTGTGTGTGGGTGGCCAGGACCATTAGCCTTTGTTCTTTCCTGGAACCCACCTAACTCCTGAAACTTAGCTGAAGTCTGTGCCCGAGGACCCTGCCCTGTTGGCAGGCCCAGTTCCTCCTCACCTCTACCCATGAGCCCCAGTGTCCTGCTAAGCCCTCTCAGATCTGGGATTCCTCCTTC contains:
- the ZG16 gene encoding zymogen granule membrane protein 16, with protein sequence MLTAALLALLCASASANAIQARSSSYSGEYGGGGGKRFSHSGNQLDGPITALRVRVNNYYIVGLQVRYGKVWSDYVGGRSGDLEEIFLHPGESVIQVSGKYKGYLKKVVFVTDKGRYLAFGKDSGTSFNAVPLHPNTVLRFISGRSGSVIDAIGLHWDVYPSICSSC